A genomic stretch from Bacteroidales bacterium includes:
- the rplS gene encoding 50S ribosomal protein L19 has protein sequence MSKPALIKFVEDSVEMKQYPDFKAGDTVTVKYKIKEGSKERIQNFQGVVLQRSGSSTTETFTVRKISNNVGVERIFPLSSPNIDDIVVNRRGVVRRARIFYLRGLKGKKARIKEKRV, from the coding sequence ATGAGTAAACCAGCCCTTATAAAATTCGTCGAGGATTCAGTAGAAATGAAACAATATCCTGATTTTAAAGCAGGTGATACTGTTACTGTAAAATATAAAATTAAAGAAGGAAGCAAAGAACGTATCCAGAATTTCCAAGGTGTTGTTCTTCAGCGTTCCGGTAGCTCTACAACAGAAACTTTTACAGTTCGTAAAATTTCAAACAATGTTGGAGTTGAAAGAATCTTCCCTTTATCTTCACCTAACATTGACGACATTGTTGTTAATCGTCGTGGAGTTGTTCGTAGAGCACGTATCTTCTACTTAAGAGGATTAAAAGGTAAAAAAGCAAGAATCAAAGAAAAGAGAGTATAA
- a CDS encoding DUF5063 domain-containing protein — MSNTDENLTLSKSVLEMITVAHEFCLFMEKIDSYSQEDILNYFQKIIPLLYLKGSLLPDIKVADDSYMERYVTAETWEIIFNELRNKLKPLDNYWVLEFSDDTEATKANIADNLTDVYQDLKDFIILYTKNTQTARENAILECKIQFETHWGIRLLNAVKAIHQIKYNKQK; from the coding sequence ATGAGTAATACAGACGAAAATTTGACACTATCGAAAAGTGTTTTAGAAATGATTACCGTTGCCCATGAGTTTTGCTTATTTATGGAAAAAATAGATTCTTACTCTCAAGAAGACATCTTAAATTATTTCCAAAAAATAATTCCCTTACTCTACTTAAAAGGCTCTCTTTTGCCCGACATTAAAGTTGCAGACGACTCTTATATGGAGCGTTATGTAACTGCTGAAACTTGGGAAATAATCTTTAATGAACTTAGAAATAAGCTAAAACCTTTGGATAATTATTGGGTTTTAGAATTTAGTGACGATACCGAAGCCACAAAAGCAAATATTGCGGATAATCTTACAGATGTTTATCAAGACCTTAAAGATTTTATAATCCTCTATACAAAAAACACTCAAACAGCACGTGAAAACGCTATTTTAGAGTGCAAAATCCAATTCGAAACACATTGGGGTATACGATTATTAAATGCAGTAAAAGCCATTCACCAAATTAAGTACAATAAACAGAAGTAA
- the trmD gene encoding tRNA (guanosine(37)-N1)-methyltransferase TrmD: MRIDILSIFPEMFEGPFSHSIIKRAQEKGLAKIHIHDIRAYSTNKHKKVDDYPYGGGAGMVMMAEPIVAAIEDLKSKVNYDAIIFMTPDGKVFNQKTANHFSSFKNILLLCGHYKGIDERIRENYITHEISIGDYVLSGGELAAIVVSDALIRLIPGVLGDETSALSDSFQDGLLSPPVYTRPYDFKGFKVPDILLSGNEKVIAEWKHQQALERTQKRRPDLLD, translated from the coding sequence ATGCGCATCGATATACTGAGCATATTTCCCGAAATGTTTGAAGGGCCATTTAGTCATTCTATTATTAAACGCGCCCAAGAAAAAGGCTTGGCAAAAATCCACATTCACGATATTAGAGCCTATTCTACCAACAAACATAAAAAAGTTGATGACTATCCCTATGGCGGTGGTGCGGGAATGGTAATGATGGCTGAACCCATTGTAGCAGCAATAGAAGATTTAAAAAGTAAAGTAAATTACGATGCTATCATATTTATGACTCCCGACGGGAAAGTTTTTAATCAAAAAACAGCCAATCATTTTTCTTCTTTTAAAAACATACTCTTGCTTTGCGGACATTATAAAGGTATTGATGAGCGCATTAGAGAAAATTATATCACTCACGAAATAAGTATAGGCGACTATGTACTATCAGGCGGAGAATTGGCAGCAATAGTTGTTAGCGATGCTTTAATCCGTTTAATTCCGGGTGTTTTAGGCGATGAAACCTCTGCCCTCTCGGATTCATTTCAAGACGGATTACTCTCTCCTCCGGTTTACACACGCCCCTACGATTTTAAAGGTTTTAAAGTTCCTGATATTCTTCTATCAGGAAATGAGAAAGTCATAGCAGAATGGAAACATCAACAAGCATTGGAAAGAACGCAAAAAAGACGTCCGGATTTGCTTGATTAA